One window of the Triticum dicoccoides isolate Atlit2015 ecotype Zavitan chromosome 3B, WEW_v2.0, whole genome shotgun sequence genome contains the following:
- the LOC119280177 gene encoding protein FAR-RED IMPAIRED RESPONSE 1-like → MTFDTENEVREYYIKYAKAKGFGVTRRSSHSDDNGQLRYLTLSCSRYGKTQSNSRNMLKPNPTAGIGCKAKINIAHGPDGKLHLSTAILDHNHTLSPQKSRLFRCNKKLDFHVKRRLELNDRAGIRVNKNFNSFVVAADGHDNLTFGEKNCRNFLEKTRRLKLGSGDAEAVRDYFVKMQSANPNFFSVMDVDDESRLRNVFWADARSRAVYESFHDVITFDTTYLMNKYDMPFACFVGVNHHGHSVLLGCALLSNEDTATFVWLFNEEEFEVKCSCRRFEFKGILCRHILCVLTHMKIKEVPPQYIHDRWKKNVKRKHNFIRCTYGGMEDTPVAKRFDRLCESFYPIAEIGAMSDASCNSLTEKLHALKIEYSSNSISENDKDQVGTQEDASSNGKTTSKTILSPIPVRCAGRPPSLRKESKVDKLIRQANEKKKKAEQRDKKKAEQEKKKAEQRDKKKAEQEKKKAEQKILLHILRSLHKLKQEKLTDL, encoded by the exons ATGACCTTTGACACCGAGAATGAGGTGCGAGAGTACTACATCAAATATGCTAAAGCAAAAGGCTTTGGTGTGACAAGAAGAAGCTCACACAGTGATGATAATGGGCAATTGAGGTACCTTACACTTTCCTGCTCTCGCTATGGTAAGACTCAATCAAACTCAAGAAATATGTTGAAGCCAAATCCAACAGCCGGGATAGGATGTAAAGCTAAAATTAATATTGCACATGGTCCGGATGGGAAGCTTCATCTCTCGACGGCGATTTTGGATCATAATCACACATTGAGTCCACAAAAATCTCGGCTATTCAGATGCAATAAAAAGTTAGATTTCCATGTCAAGAGAAGGCTTGAGCTGAATGACCGTGCTGGAATACGAGTAAACAAGAATTTTAATTCATTTGTTGTGGCAGCAGATGGTCATGACAACCTGACTTTTGGTGAGAAAAATTGTCGCAATTTTCTAGAGAAAACTAGAAGGTTAAAACTTGGTAGTGGTGATGCTGAAGCGGTTCGCGACTATTTTGTCAAAATGCAATCTGCCAATCCAAACTTTTTTAGTGTCATGGATGTTGATGATGAATCCCGACTTAGGAATGTTTTTTGGGCTGATGCCAGAAGTAGAGCAGTGTATGAGTCTTTTCATGATGTCATTACTTTTGACACGACATATTTGATGAACAAATATGATATGCCTTTTGCTTGTTTTGTTGGTGTGAATCATCATGGCCATTCAGTGCTACTTGGGTGTGCTTTATTATCAAATGAAGATACTGCAACATTTGTCTGGTTA TTCAATGAGGAAGAGTTTGAAGTTAAGTGTTCATGTCGCCGCTTTGAGTTCAAAGGTATTCTCTGTAGGCATATCTTATGTGTGCTCACTCACATGAAAATAAAGGAGGTTCCTCCACAATACATCCATGATCGGTGGAAAAAGAATGTGAAAAGAAAGCATAACTTTATCAGATGCACATATGGCGGCATGGAAGACACACCTGTTGCAAAACGCTTTGATAGATTGTGTGAATCTTTCTACCCAATTGCGGAGATAGGCGCCATGTCAGATGCTTCATGCAATTCTTTGACTGAAAAGCTTCACGCCCTCAAAATTGAGTACTCTAGCAACTCAATTTCTGAAAATGACAAGGATCAGGTTGGCACACAGGAAGATGCGTCTTCTAATGGGAAGACAACAAGTAAAACTATTCTAAGTCCAATACCGGTTAGATGTGCTGGACGTCCTCCTTCATTGAGAAAGGAATCGAAGGTTGATAAGCTTATTCGTCAAgcaaacgagaagaagaagaaagctgAACAGAGGGACAAGAAAAAAGCAGAACAGGAGAAAAAGAAAGCTGAACAAAGGGACAAGAAAAAGGCAGAACAGGAGAAGAAGAAAGCTGAACAGAAGATATTGTTGCATATATTAC GCTCACTCCACAAACTTAAACAAGAAAAG TTAACAGATTTGTAA